The following proteins are co-located in the Ruminococcaceae bacterium KH2T8 genome:
- a CDS encoding indolepyruvate ferredoxin oxidoreductase alpha subunit produces the protein MHKEFMMGNEAIAMGAVAAGVNLVAGYPGTPSTEVLETVAKYNDGSIYVEWSVNEKAAMEVAAGAAYSGARTMVTMKQVGLNVASDPLMSLEYVGVKGGMVIMVADDPGPISSQTEQDTRTFAMFSKVPCFDPTSAQEAYEMIGEAFEYSEKYHTPVFFRPTTRICHAYASVEVKDENEFSYNQPEGFIKDSSRWVIFPKLSNRNHALIEKRNRELSDVFSDYKRNEIIKGEGRLGIAANGISFANAYETIKGIDAKPSILKVVTPFPFPEKLAVEFLKEHDEVLCIEELDPVIERELTYICGKYHLDTKIRGKLTDDVALSGENSRDDVRNYIYGFMGLPKVEIKADDNCPELPVRPPVLCAGCPHRASFYAVKKAMKGKETIFAGDIGCYTLGNAMPLDMVDTCLCMGAGVNIAQGVGRIKPDTKCFSFVGDSTFFASAITGAVNAVYNQSETTLVILDNSTTAMTGHQPHPGTGKTMMGEITSKIDIESVLRGVGVTEVRRIDPLQIYGAIETVKEVADMPGVKAIIFESPCAMLFKPEKACSIDSGKCIDCRKCIKEIGCPGLIVREGKVAVDDSLCNGCGLCSQICPVEAITKGGN, from the coding sequence ATGCATAAAGAGTTCATGATGGGAAACGAAGCCATAGCCATGGGTGCGGTGGCTGCAGGAGTAAATCTCGTTGCAGGTTACCCCGGAACGCCTTCTACCGAGGTTCTCGAGACAGTTGCCAAGTATAACGACGGCAGTATCTATGTCGAGTGGTCGGTAAATGAGAAGGCCGCCATGGAGGTTGCTGCAGGTGCAGCTTATTCGGGTGCCAGGACAATGGTCACCATGAAGCAGGTAGGATTAAATGTCGCTTCAGATCCCCTTATGAGCCTTGAGTATGTAGGAGTCAAGGGCGGCATGGTCATAATGGTCGCTGATGATCCGGGTCCCATCTCGTCTCAGACGGAGCAGGATACAAGGACTTTCGCGATGTTTTCCAAGGTCCCGTGCTTTGATCCCACTTCGGCTCAGGAAGCATATGAGATGATCGGCGAGGCTTTCGAGTATTCAGAAAAGTACCATACTCCCGTGTTCTTCCGTCCTACGACCAGGATCTGCCATGCGTATGCTTCGGTTGAAGTAAAGGACGAGAATGAGTTCAGCTATAACCAGCCTGAGGGATTCATCAAGGACTCCTCAAGGTGGGTAATCTTCCCGAAGCTCTCCAACAGAAATCACGCGCTCATCGAGAAGCGCAACAGAGAGCTCTCCGATGTTTTCTCCGACTATAAGAGAAACGAGATCATAAAAGGCGAAGGACGTCTCGGTATAGCCGCTAACGGTATCAGCTTCGCAAATGCGTATGAGACTATAAAGGGCATTGATGCAAAGCCTTCGATCCTTAAGGTAGTGACTCCTTTCCCGTTCCCCGAAAAGCTCGCCGTAGAGTTTCTGAAGGAACATGATGAAGTTCTCTGCATAGAGGAGCTCGATCCCGTTATCGAGCGTGAGCTCACATATATCTGCGGTAAGTATCATCTGGATACGAAGATAAGAGGAAAGCTCACTGATGATGTCGCGCTCTCAGGCGAGAATTCAAGAGATGACGTCAGGAATTATATATACGGCTTTATGGGCCTTCCCAAGGTCGAGATCAAAGCTGACGATAACTGTCCCGAACTTCCCGTACGACCTCCGGTCCTCTGCGCTGGATGTCCTCACAGAGCTTCCTTTTATGCGGTAAAGAAAGCGATGAAGGGAAAAGAGACGATCTTTGCGGGAGACATCGGATGCTATACGCTCGGAAATGCGATGCCCCTTGATATGGTAGATACATGTCTTTGCATGGGAGCAGGCGTTAATATCGCTCAGGGTGTCGGCAGGATCAAGCCCGACACGAAGTGCTTCTCATTTGTTGGTGATTCGACATTTTTCGCATCTGCGATAACGGGTGCGGTAAATGCCGTATATAACCAGTCCGAGACTACTTTAGTTATTCTCGATAACTCCACGACTGCCATGACGGGACATCAGCCTCACCCCGGAACAGGTAAGACCATGATGGGTGAGATCACCTCAAAGATCGATATCGAATCCGTACTTCGCGGAGTCGGTGTAACTGAGGTAAGAAGGATAGATCCCTTACAGATTTACGGTGCCATTGAGACAGTCAAAGAAGTAGCAGATATGCCCGGAGTTAAGGCGATCATATTCGAAAGCCCCTGTGCAATGCTCTTTAAGCCTGAGAAAGCCTGCTCGATCGACAGCGGTAAATGTATAGACTGCCGTAAATGTATAAAAGAGATCGGTTGCCCGGGACTCATAGTCAGGGAAGGAAAGGTAGCCGTTGATGATTCGCTCTGTAACGGCTGCGGACTATGCTCTCAGATATGCCCCGTAGAAGCCATCACAAAGGGAGGTAACTGA
- a CDS encoding protein SanA, affects membrane permeability for vancomycin, translating to MKKLLKKIIKFCLITGLIVALFVLIFDLAVVFSSDPYMYSKEDISSVSDFDQLKDDDVEAIIVLGCGVHGDTPTTLLADRLDAAIELYKNAKVAPKILMSGDHGRENYNEVAVMRQYAIDRGVPSEDIFMDHAGFSTYETMYRAKHIFGVDTAVVVTQEYHLYRALYDARALGIKCCGVEATGHVFTKQLYWDCREILARTKDFFYSIFKPEPTFLGDSIDITGNGEVTLD from the coding sequence TTGAAGAAGCTGCTGAAGAAGATAATTAAGTTCTGCCTGATCACGGGACTCATTGTTGCTCTGTTTGTCCTAATTTTTGATCTGGCGGTAGTATTTTCATCCGATCCTTATATGTATTCAAAGGAGGATATCAGTTCGGTATCTGACTTTGATCAGCTCAAGGATGATGACGTCGAGGCGATAATAGTCTTAGGATGCGGCGTACATGGTGATACGCCCACGACTCTACTGGCTGACAGGCTGGACGCTGCGATCGAGCTCTATAAGAATGCTAAGGTCGCTCCCAAGATCCTGATGAGCGGCGATCACGGCAGGGAGAACTATAATGAAGTCGCCGTAATGCGCCAGTATGCGATAGACAGGGGAGTGCCTTCTGAGGATATCTTCATGGATCATGCCGGGTTTTCGACTTATGAGACTATGTATCGCGCAAAGCATATATTCGGCGTAGATACGGCGGTAGTCGTAACTCAGGAATATCATCTCTACAGAGCTCTATACGATGCTCGCGCACTCGGCATAAAGTGCTGCGGAGTCGAAGCAACGGGACATGTATTCACTAAGCAGCTCTATTGGGACTGCAGGGAAATCCTTGCAAGGACTAAGGACTTCTTTTATTCGATATTTAAGCCCGAGCCGACTTTCCTCGGCGATAGTATAGATATCACGGGAAACGGCGAAGTGACGTTGGACTGA
- a CDS encoding dephospho-CoA kinase gives MFVLGITGGIGSGKSTVSAILRDRGVLVLDADQISRDVTASGGIAMDEIAEVFGKRSVSADGSLNRRYVSSIVFSDNTKLDLLSAIIHKYVFIHIDEQLEKERVKKTKCVVLDVPIPVRKGFVDHCNQIWTVTCDEPVKLQRLVDRGMDLDDAKRRIAVQMTDDEYSQLADHVIDNSGTLEELQEKVDALIVSQLHERGIRI, from the coding sequence ATGTTCGTACTTGGTATAACAGGCGGCATAGGAAGCGGAAAGAGTACCGTAAGCGCTATCCTCAGGGACAGGGGCGTACTGGTGCTCGATGCCGATCAGATATCTCGTGATGTTACGGCGTCCGGCGGCATTGCCATGGATGAGATCGCTGAAGTCTTCGGAAAGAGATCTGTCTCGGCTGACGGTTCGCTCAACAGAAGATATGTATCATCTATCGTATTCAGCGATAATACGAAGCTCGATCTGCTCTCGGCGATCATTCATAAATATGTATTTATCCATATCGACGAACAGCTCGAGAAGGAACGTGTAAAGAAGACAAAGTGCGTTGTGCTCGATGTTCCGATCCCCGTCCGGAAAGGCTTTGTCGATCACTGTAATCAGATCTGGACAGTTACCTGCGATGAGCCCGTCAAGCTCCAAAGACTCGTAGACAGGGGGATGGATCTTGATGATGCCAAGAGAAGGATAGCCGTTCAGATGACTGATGACGAATACTCACAGCTGGCAGATCACGTTATCGATAATTCGGGTACTCTTGAAGAATTACAGGAAAAGGTCGATGCGCTTATCGTATCACAGCTTCATGAGAGAGGTATAAGGATATGA
- a CDS encoding DNA polymerase I gives MSKRILLIDGNSIMNRAFYAVIGRAPMMAPDGTPTGALNGFFNTLLSVKDEYKPTDICVLFDLKAPTFRHKMSAEYKAQRKGMPPELSAQMPIVKELLDLAGISRMELEGYEADDLIGTLSRLGEEAGDEVYILSGDHDDFQLISDKVKVIMPQSGKGKPPRVLYTKELFEETYGVDPNVFVHVKALMGDNSDNIKGVEKVGEKTAFKLIAQYGDVDGVYDHADELTPALAQRVKDSRELLDLNLKLCTIDRFVPVPFGIEKTGFDDIADKQGLYDRLYNLSLKQLTKKLGLDGMKTSVTGPAEDEDPRLVELISKTDALVSSLSITGESLPKLSDDAVVAIDFTDDRALVAFDGESKVYSVDPESLYDSFKDTHGIVPVSFDYKEKSKLMSRALPNVESIFDIAIAGYVFNLIDGSKPDHRRLYESLMHQPYPIDEETEGPKQLDLTAQLFGESQDQKDDKLKVAGHKLILDLAMAQRLRTLIEEGKKGQLLYEIEFPLVVTLDAIERNGMHVSGDKLSTIHEEFSGRLKQLEQKICDETGYEFNIGSPKQLAEVLFDEDKLNLPHGKKGKTGVYSTSIDVLNGLLGLHPVIEDIIEFRALSKLDSTYAVGLKEKIESDGRIRTTFTQAMTNTGRLSSTEPNLQNIPVRSAEGARIRECFTVPEGKMLVDADYSQIELRLLAAMSKDETMTEAFIEGADIHKRTAMKVFGVSEEDVTSKQRAAAKTVNFSIIYGISEYGLSNDLHISYKEAGELIRSYGEQFPGITGYLDGLKAAGEKLGYVETMFGRRRNLTELMSQNVNIRKFGLRAAMNTPVQGTAADIIKIAMNKVYKALQSEVPEAKLVMQVHDELIVECDIGDADKVGEILKREMEGAVKLNVPLVADVHSGSNWLEAK, from the coding sequence ATGAGTAAGCGCATCCTTCTTATAGACGGCAACTCGATAATGAACAGAGCGTTCTATGCGGTCATAGGACGTGCTCCCATGATGGCTCCCGACGGAACTCCTACAGGTGCCCTGAACGGATTCTTTAATACATTGCTGTCAGTAAAGGATGAGTACAAGCCTACCGATATCTGCGTTCTCTTTGACCTCAAGGCACCGACCTTCAGACATAAGATGAGCGCCGAGTATAAGGCTCAGCGAAAGGGTATGCCCCCTGAGCTCTCTGCCCAGATGCCTATCGTTAAGGAGCTTCTCGACCTCGCGGGTATCTCGAGGATGGAGCTCGAAGGCTACGAGGCTGACGATCTTATCGGTACTTTATCAAGACTCGGCGAAGAAGCGGGAGACGAAGTATATATACTCTCAGGTGACCACGATGACTTCCAGCTCATAAGCGATAAGGTCAAGGTCATTATGCCTCAAAGCGGCAAGGGGAAGCCCCCGAGGGTCCTTTATACAAAGGAGCTCTTTGAAGAGACCTACGGCGTTGATCCTAACGTATTCGTACACGTTAAGGCTCTGATGGGAGATAATTCGGATAATATCAAGGGTGTGGAGAAAGTAGGTGAGAAGACTGCTTTCAAGCTCATAGCACAGTATGGTGATGTAGACGGCGTCTACGATCATGCTGATGAACTGACGCCCGCGCTCGCTCAGAGGGTAAAGGACTCAAGAGAGCTCCTCGACCTGAACCTCAAGCTCTGTACGATTGACCGTTTCGTACCGGTTCCTTTCGGTATCGAAAAGACGGGATTTGATGATATAGCAGATAAGCAGGGGCTTTACGACAGACTCTATAATCTGTCGCTCAAGCAGCTTACCAAGAAACTCGGACTCGACGGTATGAAGACATCGGTTACGGGTCCCGCCGAAGACGAAGACCCGAGACTTGTCGAGCTCATTTCTAAGACGGATGCTCTCGTTTCATCTCTTTCGATAACAGGTGAAAGCCTGCCGAAGTTAAGTGACGATGCTGTCGTTGCGATCGACTTTACGGACGACAGGGCGCTGGTAGCTTTTGATGGAGAGAGCAAGGTCTATTCGGTCGATCCCGAATCTTTATATGATTCGTTTAAAGATACACACGGTATAGTTCCCGTATCATTTGACTATAAGGAAAAGTCCAAGCTTATGAGCAGGGCGCTCCCGAATGTCGAGAGCATCTTCGATATTGCGATCGCAGGATATGTATTCAACCTTATCGACGGCAGTAAGCCTGATCACAGAAGACTCTATGAGAGCCTGATGCATCAGCCTTACCCGATAGACGAAGAGACGGAGGGACCTAAGCAGCTCGATCTTACGGCTCAGCTCTTCGGCGAGTCACAGGATCAGAAAGACGATAAGCTCAAGGTCGCAGGTCATAAGCTAATTCTGGATCTTGCGATGGCACAAAGGCTTCGTACGCTGATCGAAGAAGGAAAGAAGGGACAGCTCCTTTACGAGATAGAATTTCCGCTCGTAGTGACACTTGATGCTATCGAGCGTAACGGAATGCATGTTTCGGGCGATAAGCTCTCGACTATACATGAGGAGTTCAGCGGACGCCTTAAGCAGCTCGAACAGAAGATCTGTGACGAGACGGGATATGAGTTTAATATCGGAAGCCCCAAGCAGCTCGCTGAAGTCTTATTTGACGAGGATAAGCTCAATCTTCCTCACGGCAAGAAGGGAAAGACGGGCGTCTACTCAACATCTATCGATGTACTCAACGGTCTTCTCGGACTTCATCCCGTGATCGAGGACATCATCGAGTTCAGGGCTCTGTCAAAGCTCGATTCTACATATGCCGTAGGTCTTAAGGAAAAGATAGAGTCCGACGGCAGGATCAGGACTACTTTTACGCAGGCTATGACTAATACGGGAAGGCTCTCGTCTACCGAGCCGAACCTTCAGAATATCCCCGTAAGATCCGCCGAAGGTGCGAGAATCAGGGAGTGCTTTACTGTACCTGAAGGGAAGATGCTCGTAGATGCCGACTATTCTCAGATCGAGCTCAGGCTACTGGCCGCGATGAGTAAGGATGAGACTATGACGGAGGCCTTTATCGAAGGCGCCGATATCCATAAGAGAACAGCAATGAAGGTATTCGGCGTATCTGAGGAAGATGTTACTTCCAAGCAGAGAGCGGCAGCTAAGACCGTAAATTTCAGTATCATATACGGTATCTCTGAGTACGGCCTTTCGAACGATCTCCATATCTCCTATAAGGAGGCAGGCGAACTCATAAGATCCTACGGTGAGCAGTTTCCGGGCATCACGGGATACCTTGACGGCCTCAAGGCTGCAGGCGAGAAGCTCGGATATGTCGAGACAATGTTCGGCAGAAGGAGAAACCTCACCGAGCTCATGTCTCAGAATGTTAATATCAGGAAGTTCGGTCTTCGTGCCGCAATGAACACTCCGGTACAGGGGACTGCGGCTGATATCATAAAGATCGCCATGAATAAGGTCTATAAGGCATTACAGTCTGAAGTTCCCGAGGCAAAGCTCGTCATGCAGGTTCACGATGAGTTGATCGTTGAGTGCGATATCGGAGATGCCGATAAGGTAGGAGAGATCTTAAAGCGCGAGATGGAAGGCGCGGTAAAGCTTAATGTTCCTCTCGTAGCTGATGTACATAGCGGAAGCAACTGGCTCGAAGCCAAATGA
- a CDS encoding CoA-substrate-specific enzyme activase, putative, whose product MADIRYRLGLDIGSTTIKVVLLDGDKIVHSEYRRHHSDISGLLNQLFAELHDKFPGISVSVTITGSGGLSVANWLGLKFIQEVMAETEAIKKYHPETDVIIELGGEDAKITYMHPVLEQRMNGTCAGGTGAFIDQMASLLQTDADGLNNFAKDYRSLYTIASRCGVFAKSDLQPLINEGAAKEDLAASIYQSVVNQTIAGLACGRPIKGNVAFLGGPLYFNSELRHAFERTLADKVDSFWMPDEAQIYVALGAALSSDDEPADLGVLLERFKNKEGFTPDIIRIDPLFKDEDEKKRFYDRHAKDMIPTLDIKKQTGDLFLGIDAGSTTTKAVVINENGELVYTYYAGNKGNPVMSAVNILKDIYKQIPEGAHIAYSCVTGYGENIIKAALGIDVGEIETMAHFQSAKFFCPDVDFIIDIGGQDMKCMRIRNGVIDSIMLNEACSSGCGSFIQTFAQTLGMDPHNFSIEALKATNPVDLGTRCTVFMNSKVKQAQKEGASVGDISAGLSYSVVRNALYKVIKIRDTEQLGKNIVVQGGTFLNDAILRCFEIVSGRDVIRPNVAGLMGAFGAALIAKTKFADAEEDSTILPESDLDKFEMESENTQCPYCGNHCRLTIATFSNGKRFVSGNRCEKGESVGLETEAQKNELPNMFKWKYERTFAHYKPLSEKEAKHGVIGIPRVLNQYENYPFWFTVLTKLGFRVQISARSTHALFEKGMETIPSESVCYPAKLAHGHIENLISRGITTIFYPDIPYERNENSGSGNHYNCPIVCSYPEVIRNNVENIKEKGIRFLNPFMPLDKLDTVAKTLAETFAYLGITEEETKAAVAAGAEEYANFKEDIRNKGQEMIVEMKKKGIKGIVLSGRPYHCDPEIHHGIPEMINQLGLGVLTEDSVAIPGVLQRPIRVIDQWMYHTRLYEAAAFVITQPNLELVQLTSFGCGLDAVTSDQVQEILESSGKLYTLLKIDEVSNLGAARIRMRSLVVAMEEREQMMKEGSLPKADVKDEIAPYTLKRVEFTKENKEKHTIIAPQMAPIQFDFVESVFRSGGYRMKLLKQATREDIECGLKFVNNDACFPSIVVVGQMINAILSCEVDPENVTLAITQTGGGCRATNYVAFLRKALKEAGYPQIPVIAISAQQFEKNEGLKYTPSMLLNAVRALCAGDMVSTLLLRTRPYEKVPGSANALYMYINRIGRKMFNRSEFADDLTKRYDEVMPNNYWEKSPEEKKKIRDCLADIGVDLENIPTIKSYKKFVKFAVEKFDQLPLLDIPRKPRVGMVGEILVKFHPDANNNAVDVIEAEGCEAVLPGVLDFFLYCCYNPVWASQNLGRSKKTAFINKNVIELLEGFRKPVNEAFKATNGKFMLSERIEELAQKSSTVLSCGNFCGEGWFLTAEMIELIQDGVPNIICAQPFACLPNHVTGKGMIKELRRQYPMSNIIPIDYDPGASEANQLNRIKLMISTAHAVHNSQMAQAKEKEEKK is encoded by the coding sequence ATGGCGGACATCAGATACAGACTCGGTTTGGATATCGGATCAACGACGATAAAGGTCGTTCTCCTTGACGGAGATAAGATCGTTCACAGCGAATACAGAAGACACCATTCTGATATATCGGGACTTCTTAATCAGCTCTTTGCGGAGCTTCACGATAAGTTCCCGGGTATTTCGGTTTCAGTAACGATCACGGGTTCGGGCGGACTTTCGGTCGCTAACTGGCTCGGACTCAAGTTCATCCAGGAAGTAATGGCCGAGACCGAGGCTATAAAAAAATATCACCCCGAGACGGATGTCATAATCGAGCTCGGAGGCGAGGATGCAAAGATCACATATATGCATCCTGTTCTCGAGCAGAGAATGAATGGTACATGCGCAGGCGGTACGGGTGCTTTCATCGATCAGATGGCTTCGCTCCTCCAGACCGACGCTGACGGACTTAATAACTTCGCTAAGGACTACAGATCCCTTTATACGATCGCCAGCAGATGCGGAGTATTCGCAAAGAGTGACCTGCAGCCCCTGATCAATGAGGGTGCCGCTAAGGAGGACCTTGCAGCTTCCATCTATCAGTCTGTAGTAAACCAGACTATCGCGGGACTTGCATGCGGTCGTCCGATCAAGGGTAACGTAGCATTCCTCGGAGGTCCTTTATACTTTAACTCGGAGCTCAGGCACGCTTTCGAGAGGACGCTCGCTGATAAGGTCGATTCGTTCTGGATGCCCGATGAGGCACAGATCTACGTTGCTCTCGGTGCTGCTTTGAGCAGTGACGATGAACCTGCGGATCTCGGCGTGCTCCTCGAAAGATTCAAGAATAAAGAAGGTTTTACGCCCGATATCATAAGGATCGATCCTCTCTTCAAGGATGAGGACGAGAAGAAGAGATTCTATGACAGACATGCCAAGGATATGATCCCTACGCTCGATATCAAGAAGCAGACCGGTGATCTCTTCCTCGGTATCGATGCAGGTTCCACGACTACAAAGGCGGTCGTTATCAACGAAAACGGCGAGCTCGTCTACACATACTATGCAGGCAATAAGGGTAACCCGGTCATGAGTGCCGTTAATATCCTGAAGGACATCTATAAGCAGATCCCCGAAGGTGCTCATATCGCATATTCCTGTGTTACGGGTTACGGTGAGAATATCATCAAGGCGGCACTCGGTATCGACGTAGGCGAGATCGAGACGATGGCTCACTTCCAGTCCGCAAAGTTCTTCTGTCCCGATGTTGATTTCATCATCGATATCGGCGGTCAGGACATGAAGTGCATGAGGATAAGAAACGGCGTAATCGATTCGATCATGCTGAACGAAGCATGTTCCTCGGGATGCGGATCCTTTATCCAGACATTCGCACAGACACTCGGCATGGATCCCCATAACTTCTCTATCGAGGCACTGAAGGCTACTAACCCCGTTGACCTCGGTACGAGATGTACGGTATTCATGAACTCCAAGGTAAAGCAGGCTCAGAAGGAGGGCGCATCGGTAGGTGACATCTCCGCGGGTCTTTCTTACTCCGTAGTACGTAATGCGCTCTATAAGGTCATCAAGATCAGAGATACCGAGCAGCTCGGTAAGAATATCGTCGTTCAGGGTGGTACATTCCTTAACGATGCCATCCTGAGATGCTTTGAGATCGTATCCGGAAGAGATGTCATAAGACCTAATGTTGCAGGCCTTATGGGTGCTTTCGGTGCGGCACTGATCGCCAAGACCAAGTTCGCAGATGCTGAAGAAGATTCCACGATACTTCCCGAGAGCGATCTTGATAAGTTCGAGATGGAGAGCGAGAACACACAGTGTCCTTACTGCGGTAACCACTGCCGTCTTACTATCGCTACATTCTCTAACGGTAAGAGATTCGTATCGGGTAACCGATGTGAGAAGGGTGAGAGCGTAGGTCTTGAGACAGAGGCTCAAAAGAACGAGCTCCCCAATATGTTCAAGTGGAAGTACGAAAGGACGTTTGCTCACTATAAGCCTTTATCCGAGAAGGAAGCAAAGCACGGCGTCATCGGTATCCCGAGAGTATTGAATCAGTACGAAAACTATCCTTTCTGGTTCACCGTTCTTACTAAGCTCGGATTCAGGGTACAGATCTCCGCAAGATCCACACATGCTCTCTTTGAGAAGGGTATGGAGACGATCCCTTCAGAGAGTGTCTGCTATCCCGCTAAGCTCGCACACGGTCATATCGAGAACCTGATCTCCAGAGGTATCACGACTATCTTCTATCCCGATATCCCGTATGAGAGAAATGAGAACAGCGGATCGGGCAATCACTATAACTGTCCCATCGTTTGTTCTTATCCCGAAGTTATCAGGAATAACGTAGAGAATATCAAGGAAAAGGGCATAAGATTCCTTAATCCCTTCATGCCCTTGGACAAGCTCGATACGGTTGCCAAGACGCTGGCGGAGACTTTCGCTTATCTCGGTATCACCGAGGAAGAGACAAAGGCCGCTGTCGCTGCCGGTGCAGAGGAATATGCCAATTTCAAGGAAGATATCCGTAACAAGGGTCAGGAGATGATCGTTGAGATGAAGAAGAAGGGCATAAAGGGCATCGTATTGTCCGGTCGTCCTTATCACTGCGATCCCGAGATCCACCACGGTATTCCCGAGATGATCAATCAGCTCGGACTCGGCGTACTTACCGAGGATTCCGTGGCTATCCCCGGTGTTCTCCAGCGCCCCATCAGGGTCATCGACCAGTGGATGTACCATACGAGACTTTACGAGGCGGCTGCTTTCGTTATCACACAGCCTAATCTCGAGCTCGTTCAGCTCACGAGCTTCGGATGCGGTCTTGATGCCGTAACGTCCGATCAGGTTCAGGAGATCCTCGAGTCTTCAGGCAAGCTCTATACGCTCCTTAAGATCGATGAAGTATCTAACCTCGGTGCGGCAAGGATCCGTATGAGGTCGCTGGTTGTTGCGATGGAAGAGCGTGAGCAGATGATGAAGGAGGGAAGCCTCCCGAAGGCTGATGTTAAGGACGAGATCGCTCCGTATACATTGAAGCGCGTCGAGTTCACAAAGGAGAATAAGGAAAAGCACACGATCATCGCTCCCCAGATGGCTCCCATCCAGTTTGATTTCGTTGAGAGCGTATTTAGGAGCGGCGGCTACAGGATGAAGCTCCTCAAGCAGGCTACGAGAGAAGATATCGAGTGCGGCCTTAAGTTCGTAAATAACGATGCGTGCTTCCCGTCGATCGTAGTAGTAGGTCAGATGATCAATGCTATCTTGAGCTGTGAAGTTGATCCTGAGAACGTTACTCTTGCCATCACGCAGACAGGCGGCGGATGTCGTGCTACAAACTATGTTGCATTCCTTCGTAAGGCGTTGAAAGAGGCAGGTTATCCCCAGATCCCCGTTATCGCTATCTCGGCTCAGCAGTTCGAGAAGAACGAGGGACTTAAGTACACTCCTTCGATGCTCCTTAATGCCGTAAGGGCACTTTGTGCAGGTGATATGGTCAGCACATTGCTCCTTCGTACGAGACCTTATGAGAAGGTACCGGGATCTGCAAATGCCCTCTATATGTATATCAACAGGATCGGAAGGAAGATGTTCAACAGATCCGAATTCGCTGACGATCTTACGAAGAGATATGACGAAGTAATGCCCAATAACTACTGGGAGAAGAGCCCTGAGGAAAAGAAGAAGATCAGGGACTGCCTTGCCGATATCGGAGTGGATCTTGAGAATATCCCTACGATCAAGAGCTATAAGAAGTTCGTTAAGTTCGCAGTAGAGAAGTTCGATCAGCTTCCTCTCCTTGATATCCCCAGAAAGCCACGTGTAGGTATGGTAGGCGAGATCCTCGTTAAGTTCCATCCCGATGCGAATAATAATGCCGTGGATGTTATCGAGGCGGAAGGCTGTGAGGCAGTTCTTCCCGGTGTTCTCGATTTCTTCCTTTACTGCTGCTATAACCCCGTATGGGCTTCGCAGAACCTCGGAAGATCCAAGAAGACGGCATTTATCAATAAGAATGTCATCGAGCTGCTCGAAGGATTCAGAAAGCCCGTTAATGAGGCATTCAAGGCTACGAACGGCAAGTTCATGCTCTCCGAGAGGATCGAGGAACTCGCTCAGAAGTCATCTACGGTATTAAGTTGCGGTAACTTCTGCGGTGAAGGATGGTTCCTTACGGCAGAGATGATCGAGCTCATCCAGGACGGAGTACCGAATATCATCTGTGCTCAGCCCTTCGCATGTCTTCCTAACCATGTTACGGGTAAGGGAATGATCAAGGAGCTCAGGCGTCAGTATCCGATGAGTAATATCATCCCGATCGACTATGATCCCGGTGCTTCGGAGGCTAACCAGCTCAACCGTATCAAGCTCATGATCTCTACGGCTCATGCAGTGCATAACAGTCAGATGGCTCAGGCAAAGGAAAAAGAGGAAAAGAAATGA
- a CDS encoding dihydrofolate reductase gives MIAIAAVDKNWAIGNKGELLISLPEDQKGVFRKYTAGHTVAFGRKTLMTFKDEKLLPKRVNIILTRNPEFEKEGAVILHNEDQLREYERSHPDEKIFLIGGEMVYNTMLHLCDECIITAIKAEFEADAYFPNLDESDDWELVEEEPEIMSEKGVAFTVKHFKRVS, from the coding sequence ATGATAGCTATCGCAGCTGTAGACAAAAATTGGGCGATCGGAAACAAGGGAGAACTGCTTATCTCTCTTCCCGAGGACCAGAAAGGCGTCTTCAGAAAGTATACGGCAGGTCATACTGTTGCTTTCGGACGTAAGACACTCATGACATTCAAGGATGAGAAGCTCCTTCCCAAGAGAGTGAATATCATCCTGACGAGAAATCCCGAATTTGAGAAAGAGGGCGCGGTGATCCTTCATAACGAGGATCAGCTCCGTGAATATGAGCGGTCTCATCCCGACGAGAAGATATTCCTTATTGGCGGTGAGATGGTCTATAACACGATGCTCCATCTTTGCGATGAGTGCATCATAACGGCGATCAAGGCCGAGTTTGAGGCGGATGCATATTTCCCGAACCTCGACGAGAGCGACGATTGGGAGCTCGTTGAAGAGGAGCCGGAGATCATGTCCGAGAAGGGTGTAGCTTTTACAGTCAAGCATTTTAAGAGGGTCTCGTAA